Proteins encoded by one window of Engraulis encrasicolus isolate BLACKSEA-1 chromosome 23, IST_EnEncr_1.0, whole genome shotgun sequence:
- the rhpn2 gene encoding rhophilin-2 isoform X3 — translation MKETKDIDFSVPFKDFLLEHYSEDGNDFQEEIADLMDQRQACRTPSRSVEGVELLASYFSQLALLENRFFSPNRQIGLFFTWYDTFTGVPVCQQNISLERASVLFNMAALYSQIATRSQRHTAHGLQEAINTLQSAAGVLHHLKETFTHTPSYDMSPAMLSMLSRMMLAQAQECVFERTVASIRNLFLSLLKMAQEAAKVSEMYDAVHQSMIQSPIKDNVPLFWSTMAQVKTSHYRSLAHYFIATALIDHQVSPGDDEDQHEKAFSQLYDAMPDARAPLDILRSTPDRQRIGKAHLRRAILDHEEALRVCSLCRELKRVDILREILAATHKRSLAKFALYEEEDDFTDYMEAPDINSKSEHRAEMEVPGSTKVKVKDLFHRLGPLSVFSAKQRWTAPRTLRLRPEDRDLGFTLKGDAPSQIQSLDPLCPAAMAGLREGDYLVAVGDVDCKWMGVSQVMRLLRDVDESGVDIQVVSPIESTSPLPPKSATYCGGLPKTYSMICLAMDDEEKPRSARRVAKKPSLLSWGLKNKYKSSSTLSLPTTDSSCSTLPWHKPPAFPSSYNDSSLY, via the exons ATGAAGGAGACGAAGGACATCGACTTCTCTGTTCCATTTaag gacttCCTGCTTGAGCACTACAGTGAAGATGGAAACGACTTCCAGGAGGAAATAGCCGACCTAATGGACCAGagacag gcgtGTCGGACCCCCAGTCGTAGCGTGGAGGGGGTGGAGCTTCTGGCCTCCTACTTCAGCCAGCTGGCTCTGCTGGAGAACAGATTCTTCTCTCCCAACAGGCAGATAGGACTCTTCTtcacctg gtacgacACGTTCACAGGTGTGCCGGTGTGCCAGCAGAACATCTCCCTGGAGCGTGCGAGTGTTCTATTCAACATGGCCGCCCTCTACTCTCAGATCGCAACGCGCTCCCAACGCCACACGGCACACGGCCTACAGGAGGCTATCAACACACTGCAGTCCGCAGCAG gcgtgCTCCACCACCTCAAGGAGACgttcacacacaccccctcctaCGACATGAGTCCGGCCATGCTAAGCATGCTATCGCGCATGATGCTAGCTCAGGCTCAGGAGTGTGTCTTCGAGAGAACCGTCGCCTCCATACGAAACCTCTTCCTCTCGCTACTCAAGATGGCACAAGAAGCCGCtaag GTGAGTGAGATGTATGATGCTGTTCACCAGTCCATGATCCAGTCTCCTATCAAGGACAACGTGCCGCTCTTCTGGAGCACCATGGCCCAGGTCAAGACCTCCCACTACCGATCTCTAGCACACTACTTTATAGCCACCGCTCTCATCGACCAccagg tgagtccCGGTGACGATGAGGACCAGCATGAGAAGGCTTTCTCTCAGCTGTACGACGCCATGCCAGACGCACGAGCACCTCTAGACATACTCAGAAGCACACCGGACAGACAACGCATAG gtaaggCCCATCTGCGGCGTGCGATCCTGGACCATGAGGAGGCGctgcgtgtgtgttctctgtgtcgCGAGCTGAAGCGCGTGGACATCCTTCGGGAGATCCTGGCGGCCACACACAAGCGCTCGCTGGCCAAGTTCGCGCTCTACGAGGAGGAAGACGACTTCACGGACTACATGGAGGCCCCCGATAtcaact CTAAGTCGGAGCATCGTGCTGAGATGGAGGTTCCAGGGTCCACTAAGGTGAAAGTCAAAGATCTTTTCCACCGACTG ggtcccCTGTCGGTCTTCAGTGCTAAGCAGCGTTGGACCGCCCCTCGCACCCTGAGGCTCCGCCCCGAGGACCGCGACCTTGGGTTCACCTTGAAGGGCGACGCCCCCTCGCAGATCCAGTCGCTAGACCCGCTATGTCCCGCTgct atggcagGTCTGCGTGAGGGTGACTACCTGGTTGCCGTGGGCGACGTGGACTGTAAGTGGATGGGCGTGTCCCAGGTGATGCGGTTGCTAAGAGACGTGGACGAGAGCGGAGTGGACATCCAAGTAGTCAGTCCCATAGAGAGCACATCACccctg CCCCCTAAGAGTGCTACGTATTGCGGCGGGCTCCCCAAGACGTACTCCATGATCTGCTTGGCGATGGACGACGAGGAGAAGCCGCGGTCGGCGCGGCGCGTTGCTAAGAAACCGTCTCTGCTCAGCTGGGGCCTCAAGAACAAATATAAGAGCAGCAGCACCCTGAGTCTGCCCACTACAGACAGCAGCTGCAGCACTCTGCCCTGGCACAAACCACCAGCCTTCCCCTCCTCCTATAACGACAGCAGCCtgtactag